The Prevotella fusca JCM 17724 genome includes a window with the following:
- the dcm gene encoding DNA (cytosine-5-)-methyltransferase — translation MEKIKVASLFCGCGGMDLGVLGGFSYLGKEYKKNPFEIVYSVDNDNYCTQIYNANFEHKCIVKDVRDIDINEIPDFDMLIGGFPCQSFSISAQNPPRLGYKDERGMLFFEMVKILKERQPRFFIAENVKGLLSANKGQAFPMIMSEFKAAGYTVVHKLLNASEYGVPQKRERVIIIGFRDFEDYHKFSYPAKVKQADRKVLRDVISQESDTDESLFFSEKAVAGMMAVRQKMNKGRAMQLDEPCNTISAHLAKVSLNSTDPVYMIGERYRRFSSREAARIQSFPDTFQFDSVSQIRQYKAIGNAVPPVMMWHIAHTLVKCVSKQAPLPLVHKYQSLEEEETNGVWIQLSLFEPKALYFSKHNRGTLIAYCSKTENKNIFKHMQFKYGISDSDIEEHPELLSISRLVLHDKERVIGYYIVESVGLDKAKGTKSKKPSLVYMLEGTNEPIPHISSTDINLVI, via the coding sequence ATGGAAAAGATAAAAGTAGCCTCGCTGTTTTGTGGATGTGGTGGCATGGACTTAGGCGTGTTGGGCGGTTTCTCTTATCTTGGAAAAGAGTATAAGAAGAATCCGTTTGAAATTGTCTACTCCGTTGACAACGACAATTACTGTACTCAAATATATAATGCCAACTTTGAACATAAGTGCATCGTCAAAGATGTACGCGATATTGACATCAACGAGATACCAGACTTCGATATGCTTATTGGCGGTTTCCCTTGTCAGTCATTTTCTATTTCTGCACAAAATCCGCCACGCTTGGGATATAAGGACGAAAGGGGAATGCTCTTCTTTGAGATGGTAAAAATCTTAAAGGAGCGTCAACCTCGTTTCTTTATTGCAGAGAATGTCAAGGGATTACTCTCTGCTAATAAAGGGCAAGCCTTCCCTATGATTATGAGCGAGTTTAAGGCAGCTGGCTATACCGTTGTACATAAACTGCTCAATGCTTCGGAATATGGCGTTCCTCAAAAACGAGAGCGTGTCATCATCATTGGTTTTCGGGATTTTGAAGACTACCATAAATTTTCCTATCCAGCAAAAGTCAAACAGGCAGACAGAAAGGTTTTGCGTGATGTCATTTCGCAAGAATCCGACACCGACGAATCATTATTCTTCAGTGAAAAGGCTGTTGCTGGCATGATGGCTGTTCGTCAAAAGATGAACAAAGGACGAGCCATGCAACTTGATGAGCCGTGTAATACGATAAGTGCACACCTTGCAAAAGTAAGCCTAAACAGCACAGACCCCGTCTATATGATTGGTGAGCGTTACAGAAGATTCTCTTCTCGTGAGGCGGCACGTATACAGTCGTTCCCCGACACTTTCCAGTTTGATTCTGTGTCACAGATAAGACAATACAAGGCAATCGGTAATGCAGTGCCACCAGTTATGATGTGGCACATAGCCCATACACTTGTTAAATGTGTTTCAAAGCAAGCCCCCTTACCTTTAGTTCACAAATACCAAAGTTTAGAAGAGGAAGAAACAAATGGAGTATGGATTCAATTGTCCCTCTTTGAGCCGAAAGCTCTATACTTCTCAAAGCATAATCGAGGCACTTTGATTGCATATTGTAGCAAGACCGAAAACAAAAATATCTTCAAGCACATGCAGTTCAAATATGGAATTAGCGATTCTGACATAGAAGAGCATCCTGAATTGCTCAGTATTAGTCGCTTGGTTTTGCACGACAAGGAGCGAGTTATCGGCTACTATATTGTAGAGTCTGTTGGACTTGACAAAGCAAAAGGCACAAAGAGCAAGAAACCGTCTTTAGTGTATATGTTAGAAGGGACAAATGAGCCTATTCCACATATTAGTAGTACAGACATAAACCTTGTGATATAA
- the pfkA gene encoding 6-phosphofructokinase produces the protein MAKIKTIGILTSGGDAPGMNAAIRAVTRAGIYNGFDVKAVYRGYDGLITDDIKPFTTENVSGIIGQGGTILKTARSKGFATEEGRQQAYDNLVKEGIDALVVIGGNGSLTGAMKFAQEHDFCCIGLPGTIDNDLYGTDSTIGYDTTMNTIMECVDRIRDTAQSHERIFFVEVMGRDAGFLAQNSAIASGAEAAIIPEDSTDVDQLARFMERGIRKSKKSCIVIVSESPKCGAMYYADRVHKEFPDYDVRVSILGHLQRGGRPSARDRILASRTGVGAIEAILQGQRNIMVGVRNNEVVYVPLSEAIRSDKPFDRKLIKVLDELSI, from the coding sequence ATGGCTAAAATAAAGACAATCGGAATTCTGACCTCTGGCGGTGACGCACCGGGTATGAATGCGGCAATACGGGCTGTGACCAGGGCTGGCATATATAATGGTTTTGACGTCAAGGCTGTCTATCGTGGATATGACGGATTGATTACTGACGACATCAAACCCTTCACAACCGAGAATGTCAGCGGTATCATCGGGCAAGGTGGCACCATCCTCAAGACAGCACGATCAAAGGGCTTTGCGACGGAGGAAGGACGCCAGCAGGCATACGACAACCTTGTCAAAGAGGGGATTGACGCACTGGTTGTCATTGGTGGTAACGGATCGCTGACGGGTGCCATGAAGTTTGCACAGGAGCATGATTTCTGTTGCATCGGCTTGCCCGGTACGATTGACAACGACCTTTACGGTACGGACAGCACTATCGGGTATGACACGACGATGAACACCATCATGGAGTGTGTTGACCGCATCCGTGACACCGCACAGAGCCACGAGCGCATCTTCTTCGTCGAAGTGATGGGACGTGATGCCGGCTTCCTGGCACAGAATTCGGCTATTGCCAGCGGCGCTGAGGCTGCCATTATCCCGGAAGACTCAACCGATGTCGACCAGCTGGCACGTTTCATGGAACGTGGTATCCGCAAGTCAAAGAAGAGCTGTATCGTCATTGTCTCTGAAAGTCCTAAGTGTGGCGCAATGTATTATGCTGACCGTGTACACAAGGAGTTCCCTGACTATGACGTACGTGTATCAATTCTTGGGCACCTGCAGCGTGGCGGTCGTCCCTCAGCACGTGACCGCATCCTTGCGAGCCGTACGGGTGTTGGTGCCATCGAGGCCATCCTTCAGGGACAGCGCAACATCATGGTGGGTGTCAGGAACAACGAGGTGGTCTATGTACCGCTGTCCGAGGCAATCCGCTCTGATAAGCCTTTCGACAGGAAACTTATCAAGGTACTTGACGAGCTGAGTATCTAA
- a CDS encoding DNA cytosine methyltransferase, whose translation MNKKHTFIDLFSGCGGLSLGFEMAGLESLIAIDHWQDALKTYAYNRPGAKTLCADLLALTPQEVEEAIQTNNVDVIIGGPPCQGFSVAGKRIIEDERNQLYKRFVAMVAYFQPKAFVMENVPNILSMGEGVIKKAILDDFEALGYNVQCKVLTASNYGVPQNRRRAVFVGLKNGEFDFNLPEVEHKVTTGEALSDLPECSMTDGDKYAVEPQSDYQKFIRANSSGVFNHETTEHNQKTIDIINLVPDGGNYKDLPESLQGIRKVHIAWTRLNSKAPSITIDTGHRHHFHYKWNRVPTVRECARIQSFPDTFVFTCSKTSQYKQVGNAVPPLMANAIAKHLKETLWPSKK comes from the coding sequence ATGAACAAGAAACATACATTCATTGACCTCTTTTCAGGATGTGGCGGTTTGTCGCTTGGATTTGAAATGGCAGGTCTTGAAAGTCTTATTGCCATAGACCATTGGCAAGATGCACTGAAGACCTACGCATATAATCGTCCTGGTGCGAAAACCTTGTGTGCAGACCTTTTGGCATTGACACCACAAGAAGTTGAAGAGGCGATACAAACGAATAATGTAGATGTCATTATCGGTGGGCCTCCTTGTCAGGGTTTTTCTGTTGCAGGAAAAAGAATAATAGAGGACGAGCGAAACCAACTCTATAAAAGGTTTGTTGCAATGGTTGCTTATTTCCAGCCCAAGGCTTTTGTCATGGAAAATGTGCCTAACATATTGTCAATGGGAGAGGGTGTTATCAAAAAGGCAATCCTTGATGATTTTGAGGCATTGGGATACAATGTTCAATGCAAGGTGCTTACTGCCTCGAATTATGGCGTACCTCAAAATAGAAGAAGAGCTGTTTTCGTTGGCTTGAAAAATGGCGAGTTCGACTTTAATCTGCCAGAGGTAGAGCATAAGGTTACAACAGGTGAAGCATTGTCAGACTTGCCTGAATGCTCTATGACAGATGGCGACAAGTATGCGGTAGAGCCTCAGAGCGATTATCAAAAATTTATCCGTGCAAACAGCAGTGGTGTTTTTAATCATGAGACTACCGAACACAACCAAAAGACAATAGACATTATCAACCTTGTTCCTGACGGCGGCAACTACAAAGACCTGCCCGAATCTTTACAGGGTATAAGAAAAGTTCATATCGCATGGACACGCTTAAACAGTAAAGCACCAAGTATAACCATTGATACAGGACACAGACATCACTTTCACTACAAATGGAATAGAGTTCCAACAGTTAGAGAGTGTGCAAGAATACAATCATTTCCAGACACGTTTGTGTTCACATGCAGTAAAACGAGCCAATACAAACAGGTCGGCAATGCCGTCCCCCCATTGATGGCGAACGCTATTGCTAAACATTTGAAAGAAACATTATGGCCAAGCAAGAAATAA
- a CDS encoding protein NO VEIN domain-containing protein — protein MAKQEIKYYNLPDKYWHRIHFVRPRFKSNIENVLLYMAGECCRIPDCSCEDYNKKYLNAIRMFPGNIDMEEKTLQNWRTEIPALFGFYVEDKEADITRTSKMATFLYENQDLTQFFRLFLMSFQFPGGHMKPQDLKDIIYLNIRFKPAKTIIQVLLAGNELLSSENSVKEMSLSAEEATYCIFNDVRVTSGQISPKQVAKTILDNRKNQIKYYNPADPHTKSLTGASRTKGDMTRYAGDILDYMELADLLTKNGSYFYLKGNELQAIQAFAKDKTWFKGYESFYGQNDLDTASLSAVEPNWFAYVNDSMKPDMFKTDIRSLLQQDDEIDVVFGERIQDVVSGDRTTKDIGNLGEAIICGHEKMRLKINGYGEQFIKLVQIVDSPSYHPGFDIDSFEGDGTEDHRYIEVKTTVSKQKIQMYGFHMSPNEWRVANTIKEHYCVYRLMLSAHSKVLIVLRNPVALYKTDKIEAMPRDGMEVSFDSNIFEPTEILAWKR, from the coding sequence ATGGCCAAGCAAGAAATAAAATACTATAATCTGCCAGACAAATACTGGCATAGAATCCATTTTGTACGACCACGCTTCAAAAGCAATATTGAGAATGTTCTTCTTTATATGGCTGGAGAATGTTGCCGCATCCCAGATTGTAGTTGTGAGGATTATAATAAGAAGTACTTGAATGCCATAAGGATGTTCCCTGGTAACATTGATATGGAAGAAAAGACTTTACAGAATTGGCGAACAGAAATCCCAGCACTCTTTGGCTTCTATGTAGAAGACAAGGAGGCTGACATTACTCGTACATCCAAAATGGCAACGTTCTTGTACGAGAACCAAGACCTCACTCAGTTTTTCAGACTTTTCCTTATGTCATTTCAATTCCCTGGTGGGCACATGAAGCCACAGGACTTGAAGGACATTATCTATTTGAATATACGATTCAAACCAGCCAAGACCATCATTCAGGTATTATTGGCAGGTAATGAGCTGTTGAGTTCCGAAAACAGCGTAAAGGAGATGTCTTTGTCAGCCGAGGAAGCCACCTACTGCATATTTAACGATGTTCGAGTAACCAGTGGGCAGATTTCTCCTAAGCAAGTTGCCAAGACCATCCTTGACAACCGTAAGAATCAAATCAAATACTATAACCCAGCCGACCCACATACGAAGTCACTCACAGGTGCTTCACGCACAAAGGGTGATATGACAAGGTATGCTGGAGACATTCTTGATTACATGGAGCTTGCCGATTTGCTTACCAAAAATGGCAGCTACTTTTACCTGAAAGGCAATGAGCTCCAAGCTATTCAGGCCTTTGCCAAGGATAAAACTTGGTTTAAGGGATATGAATCTTTCTATGGTCAGAATGACCTCGACACCGCAAGTCTTTCAGCTGTAGAGCCAAATTGGTTTGCATACGTCAACGACTCCATGAAGCCGGATATGTTCAAGACCGACATCAGAAGTCTGCTGCAACAAGATGATGAAATAGATGTTGTATTCGGTGAGAGAATACAGGATGTTGTCTCTGGCGATAGAACGACAAAGGACATAGGAAACCTTGGCGAAGCAATTATTTGCGGTCATGAAAAGATGCGTTTGAAAATCAATGGCTACGGCGAGCAATTTATTAAACTCGTCCAAATTGTTGACAGCCCATCATACCATCCGGGCTTTGACATAGATAGCTTTGAGGGTGATGGAACCGAGGACCACCGCTATATTGAGGTAAAGACAACTGTGAGCAAACAGAAAATCCAGATGTACGGCTTCCACATGTCGCCAAACGAGTGGCGAGTTGCCAATACAATCAAAGAGCATTACTGTGTCTATCGCTTGATGCTTAGTGCGCATAGCAAGGTACTGATTGTTCTCAGGAACCCAGTTGCTTTATACAAGACAGATAAGATTGAAGCGATGCCACGTGATGGTATGGAAGTTTCTTTCGACTCAAACATATTTGAACCAACAGAAATTTTAGCATGGAAAAGATAA
- a CDS encoding helix-turn-helix domain-containing protein: MAKTTCRNRLRVFMADKCLTNSDLATKMNLSEVTISRWRSNRIQPSVLQLVELAEILKVDIKDLLEINHNEENRLAL; encoded by the coding sequence ATGGCAAAGACTACGTGCAGAAACCGATTGCGTGTTTTTATGGCTGACAAATGTTTAACTAATAGCGACTTGGCGACAAAGATGAATCTATCTGAGGTTACCATATCACGTTGGCGTTCAAACAGAATACAACCATCTGTGTTGCAGTTGGTAGAGTTGGCCGAAATATTAAAGGTCGATATTAAAGACCTTTTGGAGATAAACCATAATGAAGAAAATAGATTAGCTTTATGA